Below is a window of Rhizophagus irregularis chromosome 10, complete sequence DNA.
AAATCTTTTCTCCATTTACTTTCAAATACAGCCATAGCAGCTAGAGAACCACTACCCATAGTAACGTAAGGTAATTTATCCGTACTACCATGAGGATGTATGGTGTATAAATTAGGACCGGTTACATCATAACCACCAAGTACTAAAGCGGCACCAATATGACCTTGATATCTAAAAAGCATTtgttttaacattattaaggCAGTGGCGACACGAGCTTCTCTCCCGGTAGTTAATCTATGTAATTCCAATTGAGAACTAATTAAAGCGGTAGTAAATTCAGTATCTGCGGCAGTACCAGCTCCACAACAATACATATTTGGAGCaagataatgaattttttcacAGTTCTTATCCGCTACTATTGGACCAGCAGTTGCACGTGTATCAGCACCAAGACAGATACCATCCTATTAAgcataaattacataaatttacgCGAATGATTGATTAATTCGAAacgaaaaaaatcaaaaaaacaaaataaaaaaattaaattaatttaatttaattataaattaaaaaagtaatacattaattacattaattatgttaaaacCTTATAGATCAGTCCAACAATTGTTGTACCAGTTTTAGTCATTTTGGGGAAAGTAATACCCTTTTTTTCGAGAGCGACATTTCTAaacacaaaattaaaaaat
It encodes the following:
- a CDS encoding Proteasome subunit beta type-7, with product MVTKLEQPKGGFNFDNYQRNVALEKKGITFPKMTKTGTTIVGLIYKDGICLGADTRATAGPIVADKNCEKIHYLAPNMYCCGAGTAADTEFTTALISSQLELHRLTTGREARVATALIMLKQMLFRYQGHIGAALVLGGYDVTGPNLYTIHPHGSTDKLPYVTMGSGSLAAMAVFESKWRKDLERQEAIDLVREAIESGIFNDLGSGSNVDVTVIEKGKIDVYRNYAKPNERGVKEQSYKFKRGTTAILKESIRDIVAITEGIEEMDIS